In Numidum massiliense, a single genomic region encodes these proteins:
- a CDS encoding MFS transporter, producing MLILANLFTFMSFQMLVPTVPPYLQQLGGSEIAVGLATTLFSIAAVVIRPLIGFILESQTRKKLVLSGSVALLIVTVCYALFPLVGAFLLLRFVHGIAWGWATTSNGTAAVDLVPTKRIGEGMGYYGLSITLGMIIAPSLGIYVYQHYPFEQLIVVAAILGVIALGLFVATTFQTPESVTKNELSIKSFSFFGSLIEKNSLFPALVTLITTFGYGAIVTFIVIFSEEKQLDKVYLFYLCNAIAATVVRPITGKWFDRRGPWSLTIVCAVLAFLGMWALALAENNGHLILSGVLFGLGYGSMLPAIQAWILARTTREKSGIANGMFYSAIDFGIGISALAMGALKPFVGTAALFEISSFFFLGVIVLMVIDYRRQKQEKKTSKA from the coding sequence TTGTTAATACTTGCCAACCTGTTCACGTTTATGAGTTTCCAAATGCTCGTGCCGACGGTACCTCCGTACTTGCAGCAGCTGGGCGGGTCGGAAATTGCAGTCGGGTTGGCGACGACGCTTTTTTCGATCGCAGCCGTCGTCATCCGCCCGCTGATCGGCTTCATCTTAGAAAGCCAGACGAGGAAAAAGCTCGTGCTCTCCGGTTCCGTGGCGCTCTTAATCGTCACCGTCTGCTATGCGCTGTTTCCACTTGTCGGCGCCTTTCTGTTGTTGCGGTTTGTCCACGGGATCGCCTGGGGGTGGGCGACGACGTCGAACGGCACGGCGGCAGTCGACCTCGTACCGACGAAGCGAATCGGCGAGGGGATGGGGTATTACGGTCTCTCTATAACACTCGGGATGATTATTGCGCCGAGTTTAGGGATTTACGTCTATCAACACTATCCATTCGAGCAGTTGATCGTCGTCGCAGCCATTTTGGGTGTAATCGCCTTGGGGCTATTTGTCGCGACAACGTTTCAAACGCCCGAGAGTGTGACTAAGAATGAGTTATCTATTAAATCGTTTTCTTTCTTCGGGTCACTCATCGAGAAAAACAGTTTGTTTCCGGCACTCGTAACGCTCATTACAACGTTCGGATACGGAGCGATCGTCACCTTCATCGTCATTTTTTCTGAAGAAAAGCAGCTAGACAAGGTTTACCTTTTTTATTTGTGTAATGCCATCGCTGCAACCGTCGTGCGCCCAATTACCGGTAAGTGGTTTGACCGGCGCGGGCCGTGGTCGCTGACGATCGTTTGCGCCGTCTTAGCGTTTCTCGGCATGTGGGCGCTGGCGCTTGCGGAAAACAATGGACATTTAATATTGTCTGGCGTTTTGTTCGGTCTCGGTTACGGCTCGATGCTTCCGGCGATCCAAGCGTGGATTCTCGCGCGGACGACGCGGGAAAAGAGCGGCATCGCTAACGGGATGTTTTACTCAGCGATCGATTTCGGCATCGGGATTAGTGCACTTGCGATGGGGGCGCTAAAACCGTTCGTCGGAACGGCAGCCCTGTTTGAAATATCTAGCTTTTTCTTCCTCGGAGTCATCGTCCTGATGGTCATCGACTATCGGCGGCAAAAGCAGGAGAAAAAAACTAGCAAAGCTTAA
- a CDS encoding endonuclease/exonuclease/phosphatase family protein — protein sequence MEVRLNVCGQDIYFYSTHLGLSAQERARHTKEILAITTKRNGHSIVVGDFNAYPQSPEILWLASHFNDVFASETAAYTYPTPYKHAKTGAVSAPYARIDYIFSIQKFKISRTEVLLTNASDHLPPMAEIVLPYKKR from the coding sequence TTGGAAGTACGTCTTAACGTCTGTGGTCAAGACATATATTTTTATTCGACTCACCTTGGTTTATCGGCACAAGAACGAGCGCGCCATACTAAGGAAATACTGGCGATCACTACAAAAAGAAATGGCCACAGCATCGTCGTCGGCGATTTCAACGCGTATCCGCAAAGTCCAGAAATACTATGGCTCGCATCACATTTCAACGATGTGTTTGCGAGTGAAACTGCAGCGTACACGTATCCGACTCCGTACAAACATGCAAAAACGGGGGCTGTATCTGCTCCGTATGCCCGGATCGACTATATTTTTTCGATCCAAAAATTTAAAATAAGTCGCACCGAAGTGTTACTGACTAACGCTTCCGACCATTTACCACCAATGGCTGAAATTGTGCTACCGTACAAAAAACGATAA
- a CDS encoding ATP-grasp domain-containing protein encodes MSSGKRILYIGGGREALETLQKAKSLDLEVLYIQQKNKFNDMLLDYVDKVVLIDYRDNNVLIPIAKTLQTIFPFTCALSMSEDALVPAAHVRDALGLSGNSTKTVQLLKDKSLMRQKLNTLGISPVAARVGHTLEDIIAFGDTHGTPFVIKPTAEAGSFGVFRVDDTVQLKDIWRQIQALKISPFLLEEYLDGPEISVESFTFHGRHVILAVTDKRTLDAVEIGHSIPAQLDKETYDLVVNLVHTFLDAVTFAEGPAHTEIKLTHKGPRIVESHDRPGGDRINELVRLAYGVDMKEMTLGWPCGLVEPLETSPQIQGGSAIHFFTTREGIVQEVSGEDDVKHLEGVVELNIGVKRGDYVHRLRESYDRFGWVVARGTNVQEAINRCQEVDRTVQIRVDMGEA; translated from the coding sequence ATGTCGTCGGGAAAGCGAATCCTTTACATCGGCGGAGGGCGGGAGGCGCTGGAGACATTGCAAAAGGCCAAGTCTCTCGATTTAGAAGTCCTCTACATTCAACAAAAGAATAAATTCAATGATATGTTGTTAGACTACGTCGATAAGGTTGTTCTAATTGATTACAGAGACAATAATGTCCTCATTCCAATCGCGAAGACGTTACAGACTATCTTTCCGTTTACATGTGCACTCTCAATGAGTGAGGATGCGCTTGTTCCTGCCGCACATGTGCGTGATGCATTAGGGTTATCCGGTAATTCAACGAAAACCGTACAGCTCCTTAAGGATAAATCCCTTATGCGGCAGAAATTAAATACGCTAGGGATCAGTCCCGTCGCTGCTCGAGTTGGTCACACGCTGGAAGATATCATCGCTTTCGGGGATACTCATGGCACGCCATTTGTAATTAAGCCGACGGCGGAAGCGGGTAGTTTTGGCGTATTCCGTGTAGATGATACCGTGCAGTTAAAGGATATATGGCGGCAGATACAAGCCTTGAAAATATCGCCGTTCTTGCTAGAAGAGTATCTCGACGGTCCGGAGATCAGCGTAGAATCGTTTACATTTCACGGAAGACACGTGATATTAGCAGTTACCGATAAGCGAACACTAGACGCGGTGGAAATTGGCCACTCAATTCCCGCACAACTTGATAAGGAGACGTACGATCTCGTCGTTAACCTTGTCCATACGTTCCTCGATGCAGTAACCTTCGCAGAAGGTCCGGCGCATACAGAAATTAAGCTCACGCATAAAGGGCCGAGGATCGTAGAGTCTCACGATCGCCCCGGGGGCGATCGCATTAACGAGTTAGTCCGTCTCGCATACGGTGTCGATATGAAAGAAATGACGCTCGGGTGGCCCTGTGGGCTTGTGGAACCATTGGAGACTTCACCACAAATTCAGGGTGGATCGGCGATCCATTTTTTTACGACGCGTGAGGGCATCGTTCAAGAGGTTTCTGGAGAGGATGACGTTAAGCATCTAGAAGGAGTTGTCGAACTTAATATAGGGGTTAAACGTGGAGATTACGTACATCGCTTAAGGGAATCGTATGATCGTTTTGGGTGGGTTGTGGCTAGAGGGACTAACGTACAGGAAGCTATAAACCGCTGCCAAGAGGTTGATCGTACGGTGCAAATTCGTGTTGATATGGGCGAAGCGTAA
- a CDS encoding LLM class flavin-dependent oxidoreductase — translation MVKQRMLKLGAFLPAPGHHVAAWRHPNAQPDGGLDFHYYRSLVQTAERGKFDMVFLSDGVGIRTHYKDEDELSRWGRIVHFEPLTLLSALAVVTKHIGLAATASTTYNEPFHIARKFASLDYLSGGRSGWNVVTSVTDVEAQNFNLDKQPTHRTRYRRAREFMEVVTGLWDSWEDDAFLYNKQSGRYFDPKKLHILNHKGEFFSVRGPLNVARPPQGYPVIVQAGASKDGQDFAARWAEVVFTAHQTLEQAQTFYSNMKKQAANYGRSPDQVKILPGVFPVIGRTKAEAEEKYRTLQDLVDPVVGLGLLTGLLGDVDISQYPLDGPLPELPETEGSTSRQKLIYEQARREGLTIRQLYLSVTGSRGHRFILGTPQTIADELEDWFVNGAADGFNIMPPYLPDGLTDFVEMVVPELQNRGLFREDYEGTTLRENLGLERPNYVVQKEPSLYTE, via the coding sequence ATGGTAAAACAAAGGATGCTCAAACTGGGGGCTTTTCTACCAGCTCCGGGTCACCACGTGGCGGCGTGGCGTCACCCAAATGCGCAACCCGATGGCGGACTCGATTTTCATTATTACCGTTCACTCGTTCAGACGGCGGAGCGCGGAAAGTTCGACATGGTCTTTCTGTCTGACGGGGTAGGTATTCGTACCCACTATAAAGACGAAGACGAGTTAAGCCGCTGGGGGCGTATCGTCCACTTTGAACCATTGACTTTACTGTCGGCACTCGCAGTCGTTACTAAGCATATCGGCTTAGCCGCTACCGCCTCGACCACTTACAACGAGCCGTTTCACATTGCGCGCAAATTCGCCTCGTTGGATTACCTTAGCGGTGGCCGCTCCGGGTGGAACGTCGTCACTTCTGTTACGGACGTAGAGGCACAAAATTTCAACCTAGACAAGCAGCCGACACATAGGACGAGGTATCGGCGGGCACGGGAATTTATGGAGGTTGTCACTGGATTGTGGGACAGTTGGGAAGACGATGCCTTTCTATACAACAAACAATCTGGGCGTTACTTTGATCCGAAGAAGCTACATATTTTAAACCATAAGGGTGAATTTTTTTCTGTCCGTGGACCGTTAAATGTGGCGCGCCCCCCGCAGGGATATCCGGTAATTGTACAAGCAGGCGCGTCGAAAGATGGACAAGATTTCGCCGCACGTTGGGCAGAGGTAGTATTTACAGCTCACCAGACTCTTGAACAGGCGCAAACGTTTTACAGTAACATGAAAAAACAGGCCGCAAATTACGGTCGTTCGCCAGATCAAGTGAAGATCCTTCCGGGTGTATTTCCCGTCATCGGTCGGACGAAAGCCGAAGCGGAGGAAAAGTATAGGACGTTGCAGGATTTGGTCGACCCAGTTGTCGGACTCGGTTTACTTACGGGATTGTTAGGCGACGTGGATATTTCGCAATATCCGCTGGACGGTCCGCTACCCGAGTTGCCTGAAACAGAGGGGAGTACGAGCCGCCAAAAACTTATTTACGAACAAGCGCGTCGCGAAGGATTGACCATCCGCCAGCTCTATCTCTCTGTTACGGGTTCTCGTGGGCATCGTTTTATTTTGGGAACGCCACAGACTATTGCAGACGAGTTAGAGGATTGGTTCGTTAACGGTGCGGCAGATGGGTTTAACATTATGCCACCCTACCTGCCGGACGGCCTAACAGATTTTGTAGAAATGGTTGTACCCGAATTACAGAATCGCGGGTTGTTTCGCGAAGATTACGAGGGGACGACGTTGCGCGAGAACCTCGGTTTGGAACGTCCGAACTATGTCGTACAGAAAGAACCTTCTTTATACACAGAATAA
- a CDS encoding D-2-hydroxyacid dehydrogenase family protein translates to MKKFRCAVLDDYQQVALTVADWSKIADTVEVRPFYKHIDKEDDLVQAIDDCEIVVIMRERTPFRASLFKRLPQLKLLITTGMRNASIDLAAAAAHGVVVCGTKSSSQPPTELTWALILGLARHIVQENDALRHNGPWQSTVGEDLYGKRLGLLGLGKIGSQVARIGLAFGMEVVAWSENLTKERAEDVGVSLATSKEELLASSDFVSIHLKLSERTRGLIGATELKLMRPSAYLINTSRASIVDRAALIEALQNRWIAGAGIDVFETEPLPENDIFRLLPNVLCTPHIGYVSQANYQTYYREVVENIQAFLTDSPIRVLS, encoded by the coding sequence ATGAAAAAATTTCGCTGTGCGGTATTGGATGATTACCAGCAGGTGGCATTAACCGTAGCCGATTGGTCAAAGATTGCGGATACAGTAGAGGTTAGACCCTTTTACAAACATATTGATAAGGAAGATGATCTCGTACAGGCGATTGACGACTGTGAAATTGTCGTGATTATGCGGGAAAGAACGCCTTTTCGCGCATCGCTTTTTAAGCGTCTGCCGCAACTAAAGTTATTGATTACAACAGGTATGCGCAATGCGTCGATCGATTTGGCAGCTGCCGCTGCACACGGTGTCGTCGTTTGCGGGACAAAAAGTAGTTCCCAGCCCCCGACTGAGTTAACGTGGGCACTCATCCTCGGGCTTGCACGCCATATCGTACAAGAAAATGATGCCTTACGCCACAATGGTCCGTGGCAAAGCACGGTTGGGGAGGATTTATATGGTAAACGACTCGGGCTACTCGGCCTTGGAAAGATTGGTAGTCAGGTTGCGCGTATCGGTCTCGCCTTCGGCATGGAAGTCGTCGCGTGGAGTGAAAATTTGACTAAAGAACGGGCTGAAGACGTAGGGGTAAGCCTAGCCACGTCGAAAGAGGAATTGCTTGCGAGCAGTGATTTTGTCTCGATCCACCTTAAGTTGAGTGAACGAACGAGAGGTTTGATCGGGGCTACAGAACTTAAGCTTATGCGCCCTTCGGCATATTTAATCAATACGTCGCGCGCGTCCATTGTCGATCGAGCGGCGCTCATAGAGGCGCTACAAAACCGCTGGATTGCCGGTGCAGGCATTGATGTGTTCGAGACGGAGCCTCTGCCGGAGAACGATATCTTTCGTTTGCTGCCTAACGTTCTTTGTACCCCGCATATCGGGTATGTGTCGCAAGCGAATTACCAGACGTATTACCGTGAAGTAGTGGAGAACATACAGGCCTTTCTAACTGACTCTCCTATAAGAGTACTGTCTTAA
- a CDS encoding dipeptide epimerase, with protein sequence MATGECMHVGGLQRVREEVSLIKLTLDILNLHLDEPFVSNKGSVTNVRQMVVHLHWERYVGIGTAVFAKEYGMHAHTVQEALAKCAKLFSGATPFEIEHLLDLVEAVVPGQPTVVAAVDMALHDLLGKVVGLPLHRLWGFDGLPLPSTGLSVGVRHEQELIERVQQFAQWPILKIKLTAAHDVHLVRRLRDVYAGRIWIDGNGSWEDAKEAVAASEVFYECGVELLEQPIRAGLLECLRVVREYSPIPIVVDEDCFGPQDVLRVKDCADVINIKLLKCGGLRRALEMIRLARRLGFAVMLGCKTESVVGITAMAQLAGLADYLDLDGHLDLSDDPYSGMTVVRGQILLPEKPGIGVTTQSEKYRKTRTEVEQQ encoded by the coding sequence ATGGCGACGGGGGAATGTATGCATGTGGGGGGACTACAGAGAGTTAGAGAGGAGGTGAGTCTTATAAAACTGACCCTCGATATATTGAACCTACACCTCGATGAACCGTTTGTCAGCAACAAAGGAAGTGTGACAAACGTTCGCCAGATGGTCGTTCATCTGCATTGGGAACGGTATGTAGGGATAGGAACCGCTGTCTTTGCGAAAGAGTACGGCATGCACGCCCATACTGTGCAGGAGGCGCTCGCCAAATGTGCGAAACTTTTCAGCGGCGCAACACCTTTTGAGATCGAGCACCTTCTTGATCTGGTCGAAGCCGTTGTGCCAGGGCAACCAACAGTTGTTGCTGCGGTGGACATGGCGCTTCACGACCTCCTCGGCAAGGTCGTCGGTTTGCCCCTTCATCGATTATGGGGGTTCGACGGTTTACCGTTGCCGTCGACTGGCCTCTCTGTCGGTGTTAGGCATGAGCAAGAGTTAATCGAACGCGTGCAGCAATTTGCACAGTGGCCGATTCTTAAAATCAAGTTGACAGCTGCGCATGACGTCCATCTCGTTCGCCGTCTTCGGGACGTGTATGCCGGTCGCATCTGGATCGACGGCAACGGCTCTTGGGAGGATGCCAAAGAGGCTGTTGCTGCCTCAGAAGTATTCTACGAATGCGGTGTGGAGCTTTTAGAGCAGCCCATTCGAGCTGGCTTACTTGAGTGTTTACGCGTTGTCCGCGAGTATTCGCCGATTCCGATTGTGGTGGACGAAGATTGTTTCGGACCTCAAGATGTGCTGCGGGTCAAAGATTGTGCCGACGTTATTAATATCAAGCTTCTCAAGTGCGGCGGTTTACGTCGAGCCTTAGAAATGATACGGTTAGCGCGCCGTTTAGGGTTTGCAGTTATGCTTGGCTGTAAGACAGAGAGTGTCGTCGGTATTACAGCGATGGCGCAACTGGCAGGGCTTGCCGACTACTTAGATCTTGACGGACACCTCGACTTGTCCGATGATCCCTACAGTGGGATGACCGTTGTACGCGGTCAGATTTTGTTACCGGAAAAGCCAGGAATCGGTGTGACGACGCAGTCTGAGAAGTATCGGAAAACTCGAACGGAGGTAGAACAACAATGA